GATTCCACTTTATGCCAGATCAACCTCTAACATAATTATTAACAATATTTTGACGGCATGAGGTAATGTGAGATCAATTTGAGTTTTAAGGTGTTAATTGAGAAAAATTAGAGTTTTAGAGTTCAGAGAGGATGAAGTTAAGTCAGCGTTATCATAAATacgtaaataaaaaatattcaacaattttttttaattataccTAACAATGAATGATACAAATAATGAATACTGAATTATtgtgattgaaaaaaaaaagagtttaataatcatgaaaatcaaatttaaaatgttagatAGCATTGAAAATTGCCAATAGAATTTGGTGAGGATCATGGAGATTCATAAATCGTGTATATTCATCGTACATAATATAGTCATTTTTTATCAAatactgtttgtatttaattttaaataaatatatttaaaataatttttgttcgtataatatacgataaacgaacaAATTTCCGGATCATTTCATAAAGATTATCCGGCAAAAATCCGGATTCGAAAATTGAAGCGGAGTTGAATAAAAACACAGAAAAAATGTGGTTGTGTTCCATAAAAAAAAGTTGGTGTTTGTGTCGTGCCCCAAACAGTTCACCTGCTATTTAGTATTTGGCAACCTTCTCACCctgcccctctctctctctctctctctcttcccaaaTTCCCACCCGCCGCTTCGTTGTCTGCGAAACCCTCACCACCACACCGCCCCCGCCTGGTGGTGCTTCTCCGATCACCCGAATCACAAAGCCCTAGAACTTCCCCAGAAGCCGATATGGCGGCCACCTCGGCTTCGGACCTCTCCGACGGACCAGTCCTCAGCCTCATCAACAAGCGCCTCCGAGCCCTCCGCAAAAAGCAGAACCGCATAGTCCAGATGGAGGAGTCTCTTGCCCAAGGCAAAGCCCTCAACAAGGAGCAGGAGGGCGTCCTCCAATCCAAGGCCGGGGTCGTTGCCCTAAtcgaagaactcgagaagcttcGCCAGCCTCTCGCCGACGCCGTCgccgaagagcaaagcctcgccgtGCAGCGCCATCATGTCTCAGCCTCTACCCAGCCTATCTCAGATGAGAAGCCCCAACACGATGACATGCCCAATGTCGTCCAGCCCAGTGAATCAGACGACCGCCAAGCTGCCGCCGTCGAGGAGCTTCTGAATCTGCTCTACTTTGGGTCCTTGTTCGACGTGAAGTCGCAGAGTGACTTCACCCGGATTATTCTAACCAGGACCCACGAGAGAGAATGCTGCTTGACTTACGATACCATCACTGACGACGACACTGAGATGCTTGCCCCGAGGGACTTGGATTTGATTTCGTCGCTCGGTGAGTTGTTGATCTCGCGGCCCGGCGATTCGAGCTTGTCGCATAAGAATGCATTGCAGCAATGCCTCGAACACGCCAAGCTTTGGCTTGCTAATTCGGAGCAACCCATTGAGTCGAATTCCAGTGTGACATGTAAAGTTTCTATCTTTTTTGTGAAATATTTAGTTGGTTTCTGTAAATGATTGAAATTATGTTTTATATGTGGCTGCTTTGATGACATCaatggtttaatttgtgtgtagaTGCGGGCTTAAGAGAGAGGCTCAGTAAGATTATGGCATCGGACTACTTTACCATAACACCGCAAATGAAAGAAGTTGCAGCTGCAGGGAACTATGCTCCGTTTCAGGTGCCGGTACAGGGGTCCATCTCGCCTGTTCAGCTGGATTTCCAGCAGAAGGTATCATTGATTTAGTTGTAAATTTTCGTCATTTGTGATTTGCTTTGAGTTGTTCTAATAACAATGTAGGTGCTTATTTCATTATGatgttttggtgttttgattgcGTTGCATATGATTTGTACTATTGTGGTATTTCTTATGagttattcttttatattttctatgaGCTGCTCTGCCTCTTGGTATTTATTACAGAACAAAAATAAAGACTAATTCCACATCTCCGTTTATAATTTGTGCATAGGAATAGTGTGTTCTTATTCGTGCTAATGTTTCTCGTGGGTGATACCAACCTTAAAGTGTAAGATGTAGTGATCTGATTTGACCTTATTACTCTCAGGCATGGTAGTAGCTTTCACAAGGTTATGGAGGGTTTAAATTGAGTGGCTGGAAGTTGGCATTAACAGTCTTAGGAAGGAATGAGTTGTTGGACACTGCATTCCCTTCCAGATGCGAGGGAAACTATGAAATACTGaatgattaatttattttaaacttACAGTATAAAATAGAATAGAAGAGATTTGTATTTGGTGCTGAATGAAACTATGATTGTATGAAAGGCAAGCACAATTAGGTCTCGAAGAAGATTATCtattggaaataaaaaaaatttattcttGCTTGTGTGCATTTCTGTTTGTTGGGTTTTacggctcaaaattaggatgatgtaAAAAATaaggtttgtgttacctatttggttttggtgtcctattttggtttggatTTAGACTTCTTAGTTGGtccttggttgagggattttgttaattacctatttgattaggatttgtaTTTACTTCCTAGTAGGATTCTTATTGTAACataagtcctatgcactataaataggaccttagggttagtgtattttgtgtggctcattcatgtgacaatttggtgagagtcaatttgtgagtttgtgagttagagagcaatttgggagaatcttctccCTTTGTATGAgttctctactcgtttggtttagggtttgtaaattgtgggatttgggttttgagagtttaaacactcttttTGTAATCTctgtttgtttagtgaaatttctTGCCGTGCTTTGCTCGTGGACGTAGGCTTTACGCTGAACCACGTAAATCTTTTgtgttagtttgagattgtttgttttagctttcacctACGACGTTGATATTGGTACTTTGTTAGAATTCGCTTCCGTTTGGCAGAAAAGTACAGCACTGTTTGGATTTGTGTGCCCTTGCCTCCCCAACATTGATCggtgaaaattttcattaaaattttatGTACTTCTTGTATGTAGGACAACACGAATCACAATTTTTCTGAACACTTTGCCTAATAATGATTAGAGGATTCCAAAATGCACGGGTGTATTGGTTTGAGATTAATATGAGTGTTTTTAGCTCAAATGAAACATCGGTATCTCCTTCACAGATGAACTATGCATAATAAAAGtccgttttttgttttgttctttatAAGGACACTTGATATGATGAATCTATGCTTCAAAACTTTTACCCTGTTAGGTTAGGTGCTTTTTGGTTTCCCTCCGACCTTGTCTGAATTGAGTGCTCTTAGAGGATTATATTAATCTATTTCTTGGTCCCCATACTGCATATTTCCTAAACCCATGGTCCCTTGTTTTTATTTGAATGCAACTTCGGACTTTGAGGAGGTATTTGAACTCGTCCACTTTTTCTGGTCCTTGGGAACAGCGTGACGAACAATTCAGAATCAGAATAAGTTCAGTCTAGGGGACAAATCAATAGTAAATTCTATGCGCTGTGTAGAAGTAATTTATGCTTCCCACTTTTGGAGGCAGACATTACTGCCATCTGGAATTTCAATCCTGCAGTAATTAAAATTTGGATTAGGGTAAAGtactctcttttcttcttaagGTCAGAGGTAGaaaggtggtggtggttgtattaattaaaaaataatgaatataaagaaaaattaaagggTATTAAAAGATTAAACCTTCATGTATGGGCAGGGGAATGAAACATCTGGCTTTAGTCTCACCCTATGTTGCATATGCGGGACAATATGAACAAGTGCAATCGATCTATATCTTGGATTCCGGACTGTCTAATGCATGGCTAACTTTCTCTTATTATATCTCTTTGATATACTAAAGCTATATTTCTTTTCAAGGTTTCGGTGATATGCTAAAGCTATATTTCTTTTCAAGGTTTCGATTAGGTTGGTACTTTCATGgcttacttttaattttttggttTAGCCGAGTGTGGATGAAAAATAAGTGAACATGCAATTTTTACTTGTTTCCTTTTGACAATTTGGCATTGTTATCCTTGTTCCAAGGTCATTGCTGTGCTGTTTTTTGGTCTCACCCCTTCTCATCTTCTAGCATCCATCCTGCTGTGCTGTTAACAGTCACACTCTGTCTCATCTTCCAGTCACCACCTTTCTCAACTTCAGTTATCTTTGTGCATGCTTTACACCTTATTTGTTTGAAGTTGTTGTGAACAATAAATTTTTAGCATGTAGTCTTCAAACTTAATGAAAGTTGTTTAATCAATTATGGTTAGTGTAATGTGATTAATTGATTTTGTTCCTGTTGTTGTTAACTGAGTAATAATTTTGGTCAAGTGATATGtgttgaattttctttttatgcTCTGTAGGTTGAAGACACTGCAAATTTTCAAGGACATGAGACTGGTGATAGCCAATCGAGTCATACAGAGGAACTTCAGAAGGTGCTCTTAGCTTAGCGTTCGACAGATTCTTTTTGTGTTATCATTTCACCGTCAATTCTTTTTGGAATTTGCATCTAGTTTATTGAAATGTGGGAGGTTATTGCTTTTGCAGGATGAAGTGGTGACTGAAAATCCGTCGGAGGCTGTTTCAGCTCAACAAGAAGAAGTTCAGCTAGAAACAGAAGCAGACTACAACCAGAGAGATGTAGAATTCGAGCAACAGCATGCTTCTCGCAGACCATATCAAAACCAAAGAGGTGGTCGTGGGGGAGGTGGCCGTAGAGGTTACACTAATGGCCGTGGAGGCCGAGGCAATGGCAGAGGAGGTAGTTCCTACCAGAATGGTCGCAACCAGTATTACGACCAGCCTGGAAATTATTATCCAAGACCCCACTATAACAATAGGGGTAGGGGCGGCGTGGCATCTTACAACCACCAAGGTGCAGCTCAAGACGGTCATGCCTCGGCCAACGTTGGAGTTGCTTCGTAACGGTACCTTCAGTCTCTGCAGAATGCTTCTTTCTAGTTTTTATATGAAGCGGTGGGGGTAAGACGTTTGCTGCCTTGCATGAGACATGGTTTGTATGTGGGTGGTTGACGGATTCACCATCTGGGATGTTTTTTGGTCGCCTGTAGTTCAGTTAATGCGTTTTGCGTTCGAAAACATTCAAAGGTATAAGATGTTGAAGTATTTTTGGGACATGATTTGAC
The nucleotide sequence above comes from Malus sylvestris chromosome 16, drMalSylv7.2, whole genome shotgun sequence. Encoded proteins:
- the LOC126606700 gene encoding uncharacterized protein LOC126606700, whose translation is MAATSASDLSDGPVLSLINKRLRALRKKQNRIVQMEESLAQGKALNKEQEGVLQSKAGVVALIEELEKLRQPLADAVAEEQSLAVQRHHVSASTQPISDEKPQHDDMPNVVQPSESDDRQAAAVEELLNLLYFGSLFDVKSQSDFTRIILTRTHERECCLTYDTITDDDTEMLAPRDLDLISSLGELLISRPGDSSLSHKNALQQCLEHAKLWLANSEQPIESNSSVTYAGLRERLSKIMASDYFTITPQMKEVAAAGNYAPFQVPVQGSISPVQLDFQQKVEDTANFQGHETGDSQSSHTEELQKDEVVTENPSEAVSAQQEEVQLETEADYNQRDVEFEQQHASRRPYQNQRGGRGGGGRRGYTNGRGGRGNGRGGSSYQNGRNQYYDQPGNYYPRPHYNNRGRGGVASYNHQGAAQDGHASANVGVAS